The Pangasianodon hypophthalmus isolate fPanHyp1 chromosome 2, fPanHyp1.pri, whole genome shotgun sequence genome window below encodes:
- the cyth4b gene encoding cytohesin 4b, producing MDSCQLMSPDFSSEERLEIENLKLHKQDLLDDIQKLKWEIENVMAEIQDFESAEENKVLERGKQISSGKKKFNMDPKKGVSYLVENKLLELKPQSIAEFLYKEEGLNKTAIGDFLGEREEIHLQILKAFVELHEFSDLNLVQALRQFLWSFRLPGEAQKIDRMMEAFATRYCECNPDVFQSTDTCYILSFAIIMLNTSLHNPNVKDKTTLERFISMNRGINNGEDLPNELLTKLYESIRNEPFKIPEDDGNDLTHTFFNPDREGWLLKLGGRVKTWKRRWFILTDNCLYYFEYTTDKEPRGIIPLENLCVREVNYTRKPYCLELYHPNPNSKGQKIKACKTETDGRVVEGKHESYMICASTAEERDNWIEAIRASITKDPFYDLVSVRKKKVIKQIAQD from the exons ATGGACAGCTGTCAACTGA TGTCTCCTGATTTCTCCTCGGAGGAACGGCTTGAGATTGAAAACCTCAAGCTGCACAAGCAGGACCTCCTGGATGACATTCAG AAGCTGAAGTGGGAGATCGAGAATGTAATGGCCGAAATTCAGGACTTCGAGTCTGCTGAAGAGAA caaAGTACTCGAGAGAGGGAAGCAGATATCAAGTGGCAAGAAGAAATTCAACATGGACCCGAAAAag GGGGTCAGTTACCTGGTGGAAAATAAGCTGTTGGAGTTGAAGCCCCAGAGCATTGCTGAGTTCCTCTATAAAGAGGAAGGTCTCAATAAGACTGCTATAGGAGACTTCCTAGGGGAAAG AGAGGAGATACACCTTCAGATCCTAAAAGCTTTTGTGGAACTTCACGAGTTTTCAGACCTCAACCTTGTCCAGGCACTGAG ACAATTCCTGTGGAGTTTCCGCCTTCCTGGTGAGGCACAAAAGATTGACCGTATGATGGAGGCCTTTGCCACTCGCTACTGCGAATGCAATCCAGACGTCTTCCAGTCCACTG ACACCTGTTACATCCTCTCATTTGCCATCATCATGCTGAACACCAGCCTGCACAACCCCAACGTTAAGGACAAGACCACGCTGGAGCGCTTCATCAGTATGAACAGAGGCATCAACAACGGCGAAGATCTTCCCAATGAGCTTCTCACG AAACTGTATGAGAGCATACGGAACGAGCCGTTCAAAATTCCGGAGGATGATGGTAACGATCTGACGCACACTTTCTTCAACCCTGACCGGGAAGGCTGGCTTCTCAAACTAG GAGGAAGAGTAAAGACATGGAAGAGGAGATGGTTTATCTTGACTGATAACTGTCTCTACTATTTCGAATACACCACA GACAAAGAACCGAGGGGGATCATTCCTCTAGAGAACCTCTGTGTCAGGGAAGTCAACTACACACGCAAACCG TACTGTCTGGAGCTGTATCACCCCAACCCCAACAGTAAGGGACAGAAGATAAAAGCAtgcaagacagagacagacggaCGGGTGGTGGAGGGGAAACATGAGAGCTACATGATCTGTGCTTCAACAGCCGAGGAGAGAGACAACTGGATCGAAGCAATTAG GGCAAGCATCACAAAGGATCCGTTTTATGACCTGGTCTCAGTCAGAAAGAAGAAAGTCATCAAGCAAATAGCACAGGATTGA